The Hordeum vulgare subsp. vulgare chromosome 7H, MorexV3_pseudomolecules_assembly, whole genome shotgun sequence DNA window GTGTTAGTCATGCTATGGCTAGTTTTGATAGAAGGCGGGGCCGAATCATGGTTTGGCTCGGTTTGGCTCCAGATGAAGTCTTATGTATTGCCTCATAAATTGTAATCACTAATGATTGAGTAACATAAAGAGTTATTTCGCAAAAAAAAATGTGTTCAATTGCTTGAACTAAATAGGATCGGAGAATGCCTGAATATTCAAATTTGCATCCCTACAGCAAGGACGACCGGACGGGCTGACCAGCTAACATGCAGGCAAGCGCCAAGGAAAACAAGCCCGAGCGGTCTGTGGTTCCCTTGTTTACGCGTTGCTGCCCTGATGTTTTGTACCACATCGCTATTCCAGGTACATACACTGTGGAATAAAAGGTGACGCCCGGGTGCTTGACATACACCGTGCGGCAAGCACGGTAACTGCACGAAACCAATATACTATGATCCAGCCCACCGCTTGAATCCCTACTTCCAGCTGACTCTATCGTAAGCACATCAGGCATGATCTATCAGCATGTATTTCTACATTCCCACGGCTCAAAGAGAAGCATGTATTTCTACTGTACATCACAGCCATATATCAGGTCTTCAGAGTAGCTGAGGCAATTAAGTAATAAGATACAATGATACAAAGGCCATCCCAGCACACATTTCAAGTCAAAACATTCATGGTCATTCATATCAAGTGCATACTGCATCGGCAGTGTGGAGTTTTGAACCATACAACAGAACTAGTCATTACAGAGCTTATCAGGGACGCATTCTTGTATATTAAGGATCAAACGATAACACGAGCACAATGCCGTTGCCTCAGCAACCTGCTTCCGGTATTAGTGTAACAGCACAGAATGTGACCCGACAAATCCATGTATGTGATTCATCTCTTCTTAAAACCATACTTCTTGCGCTCGTAGAAGAGATCAGTCTTGGCGCTTCCTAGGTTGACAATCTTGGGGCACCCATCTCGGTCCTTCTCCTGCTGCGTGCACTCTTTACAGTAGTAGGCGTCTGAGATGCCAACTCCGCCACAGATGACGCACCTTCCCTGGAATGAGCCATAGTTGCACTCGTCGCAGACCCGGACAAGCGTACACGGGCGCACGTACGAGTCACAGATGACGCACTTGCCATCACACTTTTCGCACAGGCGACCAATAGCAATGCCAGGCTGCTTTCGGCACATGATGAGGTCAGGATGATGCTTCGCCATGGCTGGTCAGATGCTAACCTGCTGAAACATATTTGGAATTATATAAGATCAGAATAGAGCAATGTAAATGTGTACGTAACAGGGATAACTAGCAGATGAGCAATTCGTTGGTGAAGCATCCTATCTCGTAACAACCCCCCTTTCTCACGCAACAAGACAAACATGATTCTAATATATTTGTTTGGCATATTTTCATGGGATATCTTACAAAGGGAAACGTCACAATTCACCAGCAAATGCAATGTTACCAACATTTAAGCCAGCCAAGTTGGAAGCCAACGAATATCTCCTGAAAGAGAATATCTCGTCATAGAAAAGATACAATCCGTGCAAAGGTATGCATCTTAAGAGCATGTTATGACATCTAGTCGTAGGCACATGTTTCTACTCAAGCTACAGCAAAACTCTAAGGAAATGTTCTCACCTAGTAGTGGCTGAGCTAGAAACTCCCTCCTGGCAATGTTACTTACAGCCCTGCATGCTACCCCATGATTCAACCCTTTAGATACAGTATGTTAGGTTCCCCAGGAAAACACGGTTCTACCCATGATTCATCGCAGCTGATGGATGCTGATTTCCAAGTTGGAAGCTGCTCACAACATTTCCAATTAATGGTCAATCTGGGTCGAAGAGTAATGTAACTCATGATGTGGGGCAAATTGAATACCTAAACAGCCAATAGGAATACGACTGAGCTATGGCAACCAGCAAAGCAACCACATATACCATGACCGTCAGCAGTGTAGTTAGGCTGCCGGCCAAACAGCAGCTCCGCCCACATCATCAATTATCGGCCATGGCTGATCAGAAATATATGTGACAAAACAATATAAAGACAAGTTTTGAGCTACAGTCACCTGCGATGCAGGATAGGATTGGATAAGCTTCCCTAAATATTTGCTAAGCAGTTTTACACACAAAACTAAACAGCCACGCTTTGCCAAAAACAGCTTATATGTTGAGAGTTGGGCCCACCAATCATCATGCAAGTAAGGCGCGTCAACAAATTTGCCAGCCTCCAATTCCATTTACACTTTGAACAGGGAGAGAGGTCTGCTTCATGTCCTACCACCTGACACACGTGGCTACACAAGATTCAGCAGCACCCACCAGCCACAGCATTTCGTCAAACACTTCACGTGCAGGAGTGCAAAACGCCCGACATCAGGCAAAATTATCCGACTCAAACCAGGCGGAAGATCGCCACCGCCAGTGCCACCGCGCTTAACTGCAGCCGCACAGCCTCGGCCAATGGGATAGAGATCCCTAGTCCCCCTACTCGAGCCGCATAGGTTCTAGGGCATGTGTTTCTGCCGACGGAAAAGAACCATGGTTCATCCAGAGAAGTTTAAGATTTGTTGGCCACGCACCTTCGAGAGGAAGCGCTGGCTGCTGCGGCGGTGTCGCTCCGTGCTCCTGGCGGGGACGACGGTACACGACGGGCTCGGCTAGGTCTCGCGGCGCGGCGGAGAGTGATGCTACTTCCTTTTTCGAGGTGTGGGCGCTACAAGAAGCCTGTACACGGATGCACGGTCCGAGTCTCTGTCCAAATGGCAAATTAAtcggtggttggatggttaggaggacTCTCGTATCCTCTCTTCACCAGAGTTCAAGTCTCAGATTTGACGTTGGTGTTtgcatttttctgaatttatttcaggtCTTTTGACGATGTGCTTTCAGTGAGAGGAGACGTTTTCGTCGACAACGAAGGCGTCAGTGTCGACTTCGTCAATTTCAAGATGATGTGCCGGCTTAGTCTCTCAAAGATGATCATAGGGATaggatgtgtgtgtgtgcgtttATAGGGGTGAGTGTACGCTCATCCAATCCAACGGCTAGAAGCGGCGTGACAAGTCCGGTACACTCCACGATGCTGGCGATGGGGCCCAGCTGCCGGCCACGCATCAGAACATCTTCAATACCCCCTCTGTCACAGTTTAGAAGACGCGGTTTCGTTTACAAGCATTTTCAGAATAGAAGATGATTAAGGCACGTAACATTCACTGCTGATTAATTATGAGTGTTAGTAGACTGCATGCACTCCTCTCGTTTAGTGGTTGTGTGGGTTATTGTGCATTATCTTTTTAAATAGTTAGACGTCGTGCGATTATTGTGTGAGCATATGTAAAAAAATTAGAACCAATCAAAATTCACTTTGATCTCACAAATTACTCATgcgtgtcttctaaaccgtgacgaaaAGAGTAGCAGATACGGAGTACAAATTTTGGTTGCCTTCCAAGACAAAAGGTACAAATTTTGGCTACACAAATCCATTatgggagaggagagagagaagatTTGAGTATAATTTTTTTCTACTTTTACAAAGTCCCTATATTTGAATACCCGTATTTTgcccttttcttttcttctctatGATTgtatatgtgacagcccgagaccgacgcttcagaagatttcccttttatttcATTGCAGTCGTGTTATGATTtatttgtcgcactcatcatcgcatcattcgcgtcatccgcattgcatcggcactccattgccgccagttttcaaatctgcatccgttattagttgtcggttctcttcgtTTTTGTTGATGACCGTTTTgagtccaaccacacacgcacgcgcccacggcctCATTAAATTATTTGTTTTTAGAGGTATccgaaaaatattctcggattgggttgaaacttggcgtgcggtcttaatatagtgtagatagaccgcgtgccaaatttcgtcggaGTCGGAGTCCGCTTgaaacccgaacggtcgaccgtagcggcaccgtcttcggtttatcGTCGAACGTTTTTCGTGTTTTAAAATGTCGTTGTCGGGCCTCAAACCTCCCTATCTTCCCCACCTAACCTATTCTACACTGTCCAAAACATCCACCGAGCCTACCCCTTCGTTTCGGACCGTCCGATCCAGATCTGACGGCCCGGAAACGGTGCAAATCCCCTAACCATatcccctttccctatttaaacaTCCCTCCATGCCTATTTTGGACAGGAACCTCcctgcctcgggatccgcgcccgaagccctaaccctagccgccagcgTCTCCCACCTCCAGCTACAGGTCCGCAGGAACCTAGATCGGGCCCTGGGAAGCCCATCTGAGCCCAACCCCAAGCTCCCTCCAGTGCCTTCCATGGAGAGCCGCACCGAGGGCTTCTCCTAGCTGTCGGCCGAGCCCTCATCGCCGGATCTCCGTCGAGCCGCCCCAGCAAGCCCTCCCGGAGCTCCCTCCCGCCGCCGGAGCCTCCCCATGCTGCAGGCCCCTTTGCGCCAGCGCCCCGAGCAGCCCCACTCCTCTTGAGCTCGAGAGAGGCACAAGTCGCCGCGTCCGGCCGCCtccaaccgccgccgccgcccaccgtcGCCTCCAGCCCCTCAACCTTTAGCCGCCAGCTGTCGCCTCCGTCGTTGGTCATCGGATCCGGCCCTCATCGTCGGTCGCCAAGCCCACCACCAGGTCACTGCGACGCCGCCGCTCCCCTCGATCCCGATCGGGATTGACATGAGGAGCCCCTCGCCTACTCGCGCGTTGACCCCATGGTGGGCCACGCCCGCACGGGCCTCCCGCTCCTCCCAGCAGGCCAGTCTAGGCCATCCCGAGTGCCTAGCGCCCGCGTGGGCCTCCTGCGCCGAGGCCCGAGACGCCTCGTCTGTCGGCTCAACTGAGCTCCCCCGAGCCCATCTCCACCGACTTGGGCCTCGGCCCACAAGGTAAGCATCCCTCTACCCCATCTATCCCTCGCCCCAATGCAATTTTTTTATATTGCGCATAGTAGATTCGGCCCGTTAGTTTTTTTTCTAGGTTCCGGtgaatttattaatttcagaaacTTGCATATTTTCAAACGCACGTAGTTTTTTAACTGTGCGTCGGATCACGACAAGTTAGATATGTAGAATGCGTAGAATTTCGCGCAAAATAATATTTTTCAACTTGCATGCATAATTAAAGCTATTagttgtgttgtttgcatcggtttgcgtgttgacgtgatagaaacggtttaggtcgtagttatttaaccgtagctccgttggagatgagccatatatgtaactgGACTAGAAAGAcgggtagaatcacgtgaaccactttgttttgccgtttaacaaacataaaatgtgattaggacagatTTGGAAAAATTACaaagttaacacatggggtcagttcggagatgctatatgtcgcttccagcctcatttaaaatgcctagataggtagattatttgtgcttcaccctcgtgccatgtttaaacaacgttTAATATTGTCGTTAACTAAATGGgagcgaactaaataattcgtctatggagtttcatcaatatgcaactcgttgcatattgagcttcactgaacgtgtagtgtttgattgttgtgaattcccatgccgtgtcttgcatattttaaaatcaatcatgcatcatatgcgaattgcatcatgtcgtgcatgtgtcgtggtgaatactatgtgttgattcttgtttccggtttgctttgtctcggtagagttccgcaagcgtgttagaatgtgagaacccgttcgactacgtcggtttgtctgcttcacggactcgttcttcttccaagcgggatctcaggcaagatgatcatttccctacatACAATTActgtcattgccatgctagttatgtcGTTTGTACCGTTATGTCTCGCCGCCTACCACCTGTCAAATAtcggcctctcaacattgccatgaaaaccttcaacctttctacaacctagcaaatcactgattggctatgttaccacttgcttaaccattggatagcattgctagttgcaggtgcagttgcttccatgtgcaaacatgggtttccttgttatatcatcacattattgctaattaatttaatgcacctatatacttggtaaaagttggaaggctcggcctttctagcctggtgttctgttccacctttgtcgccttagtttcggctaccagtgttatgtcccataaatgagcgctcctaacatgcttggggttgttatggggaccccctagattctcgttttggataAAGCTTGTgtggcaagacccaacattggtactatattttcccaacataataatcctgataatactgaaaaacatagggtgtcatgaacccgaggagtaattcaacataatacagtgaGGGccagttgttagagcatatatctccatatgtggttttggtaattgatgacaattcctatgggctaatggttgccttaagttatatttataggatttgtccataggcacttcttgaagtccatctgttgggttcaaggagtttatatgatgactaagatggtattcaaggtattatccaaagaatggtcatagagacactaggttgatcaggatctcagacaaagagtaaatcaagattatcaacacacaaagcgtataagatgtaccgagagggatcaagtgatcccatggtatggtaagcattgtccattacgtgtttgtgtactaacccatggtctttgtgagagtcctatgtgggggttaggtgtgcttccatgggcttgcgtcaaaaggaagatctcatacaatccataaaggatgacgtcaagtggtgatcgtcatcaagattgtggtgtgcaagttcaagtggatcaacacgaatatatcattgaaactattgttaatgatcatgtgttgataaggacaagctcatgtgctaacaaggacaagatcaagataagcattcctcagcactacatgcttgattcttgtggatgttcacatggtggacaaatgaagatgaatacataagctaggctttccacattgtgtatgggagagctgcttgaagacttcatcatgtcttgctttcaacttgagccaagaaggaacaacaacatcaagctcaagtgaaagggctaactcaaaggtatcagttcctttgacgttagtggtgcggagtgatgatcagcgaataaaagtatacactcaagtatggatcatcggtaccccttttataattcttgagtctttagggatcccgcactattaagaggggatcacaggttttgtgatgaacttgctcaaactagatatccactgttttgctcttaccacatctccactgctcagctgttatcagaaaacaggaccagtgcctcggatatccggcctcctccggacatccgaggcccggacatctggcctcctccggtcgtccgaggcccggacatccggcctcctccggacgtccgaggcccggacgtccgaccagcttcggaaatccggaacaatgcaccagagaaacttgagccatataactcggacattcggctccctccggacgtccgagggccggacgtccgaccagcttcggaaatccggagctttgcgccacagaaacttgagccatataactcggacttccggctcccttcggacgtccgagggccggacgtccgaccagcttcggaaatccggagctttgcacgagagaaacttgagccatataactcggacttccggctccctccggacgtccgagggccggacgttcgtcccctttcggaaatccggaatcttgcaccagagaagtttgagtcgaataactcggacttccggccttctccggacgtccggtccttgttcaactccacagtggttccaaatatatttacagccctcggacgtccgaccccttgtggacgcccggacatccgtgatatgccggatgtccgacccctgtgtgacttaaagtttcCCCAACgggtgtttttctctccccactataaataccccctcccacttcgtgagagggtgccccaacacaaccttatcctcataagaactcatTTCTACCTCGCACACATTtgatcacaccaaatcttagatcccaagagcatttgtgagcccctttgagagttgttccaatcaaaagatagatcgtctccctctccttctctcaacccaagctatttgagatttgagcaagttttgagcattccccgtgatcttgttgaaaggacgtggatgtcgcctagaggggggggggtgaataggcgctttaaaataattaaggtttaggcttgaacaaatgcagaataaaactaacgtttaatatgtcaagcacaaaacctacaaacaactagcctcacctatgtgcaccaacaacttatgctaagcaagataaacaactacgtgatagcaagatatattacaataaacaatatgtctatcacgaagtaaagtgcataagtaaagggttcgggtaagagataaccgaggcacctaggagacgatgatgtatcccgaagttcacacccttgcagatgctaatctccgttagagcggtgtggaggcacaatgctccccaagatgccactaaggccaccgtaatctcctcacgccctcgcacaatgcaagatgccgtgattccactaagggacccttgagggcggtcaccgaactcgtacaaatggcaacccttgggggcggtcaccgaacccgtacatgtggcaacccttgggggcggttaccggtacccgtacaaattgctcggggcaatctccacaacctaattggagaccccgacgcttcccggagcttcacaccacaatgattgagctccgagacaccaccaagcttctaggacgccaaagcatccacgaagaacaatatcaagggtaccaagtaccaaaggtagtaagcttctcaatttctcacttccacgtatcaccgtggagaactcaaaccgatgcaactaatgcaatggcaagaacacacgaactggtcaagtccctcacactcaaatccctccacaacaacaaaagctatggagaaatatgagaggaagaacaaggagctcacaaagaactccaagatcaagatccaaggggttcccctcacatagaggagaaagtgattggtggagatgtggatctagatctcctctctcttttccctcaagaacaagcaagaatcattggagggatagagagtaatcaagctctaagaatgtcaacaatggaggtagaacaagagctcaacggatggataagaccaagggggaagaagaccccctttatatagtgggggaaggaatcagacccttacccccactttctgcccgagctccagcggtactaccgctggctgcagcggtactaccgctggcactccagcggtactaccgccagctagcggtactaccgctggcactccagcggtactaccgctggccccagcggtactaccgctgggcccctagtagtgcaacgacactaccaccgccaagaaagtcttcgcaaaaaggtccgtccacgaacaaccgctaggcaggcggtactaagctcctggagcggtactaccgctgaccaggggcggtactaccgccagtcagcggtactaccgctagggccagcggtactaccgccaactccagcggtactaccgctaggtccagcggtactaccgctcgccactgaaacaaccataactttcgcatacgagctccgaatcgagcaaacccaagcttgttggaaatcttaagaccatgcggttatgaatatgccaatgatataaagatgtgagtcctctaagaatgaagaatcggcaaaaactccaacatcgaaaacatcatagtagttgcatatggactccgttttcgatgaactcgagcttgtcatgaagatgaccataagctctaaaactcacaaagagaaacaccaaataagaaccaagaagtatgatgcaaggatgcaaatggtttgagctctcaacgaacgatacgatcaagctactcacttgagagccacccttgatagtacatcaatctatcctaaacagaaaacctatcaagggcaaacctataccttgcacctcgtcctcttgagctagatgatgatgatcttggcttcctcaagatggaccacctttcttgattgtgttggcttgatgaagactagttgattgctcccccatactcactatgggtgagccactcttcagcatatcttcacaagtccattgccaccacaatggacggcaagcttcaagcatgatatcttcgtgctgatccacttgcacttgcacatcgcaatcttgatgactatcaaaacttgacgtcatacttcatgggttgtatgagatcttccctttgacggaagcccatggaaacacacctaacccccacatagaactctcacgaagaccatgggttagtacacaaatacgtaatggacaatgcttaccataccatgggattacttgatccctctcggtacatcttgtacgctttgtgtgttgatcatcttgatttgctctttgtctgagatcttgatcaaccatgtgtctctatgaccattctttggataataccttgaataccatcttggtcatcgatGTCATacttcatgagttgtatgagatcttccctttgacgcaagctcatggaaacacacctaacccccacatagaactctcacgaagaccatgggttagtacacaaatacgtaatggacaatgcttaccataccatgggatcacttgatccctctcggtacatcttgtacgctttgtgtgttgatcatcttgatttactctttgtctgagatcttgatcaaccatgtgtctctatgaccattctttggataataccttgaataccatcttggtcatcatataaactccttgaacccaacagatggacttcaagaagtgcctatggacaaatcctataattgtaacttaaggcaaccattagtccataggaattgtcatcaattaccaaaaccacatatggagatatatgctctaacacttgttactcttggaggttggagactcctaggcggtaggagttcttcggagaggaatcaatccgtgtgattaccccccggaaaagtttgtgagggtttggaagccacctcaaaggcttaccactagtggttgagaaacgccttcgtggtgttatctcaaagggagaatagggtgagccttcgtggcgttggtgtgccttcgtggtaacatccacctctctaacggtgactagcttccctccaaggaagtgaacatcgggatacatcttcgtctcagtgaccttggttatccttaaccctaactccttacttgttgtttacttgtgttacttgagcatacatacattgcatattgtttgtgctcattatattgtgttggctatttcttgtacaagattaatcattcaagcataccttctatatccacacgttcacacttgcagcttttgatatatcgtgtgctagtgtgatctagtatcttgtgtcgttcacctacttgtcgtgtgatatagctcaagtaagtttgtgtaacttacttgtgcttgttagtaactatattgtgtccatcttggtagatcgtgttattgatacacgttgcagtgcctggtgcatttaggatttgtccttgacaagtatcctcttagtttatttccgcattaggtttaagccaaatctgaagaagtttttagatagcctattcaccccccctctaggcgtcatcgaggtattttcaccagtgctggtccaaaacagagcactctgcggggccaacccagggcaacttgggtgatttctatcaggtcaCCGTACgcatcgcttatccgtcgtgtcctgagaacgagatacgtggctcctatcgggatcgtcgacacgccggacgACCTTGCtggatgctacctcttgagcttgtgttggtttttcccttgaagaggaaagcatgatgcagcacagtagcagtaagtatttccctcagtttgagaaccaaggtatcaatccagtaggagtatcaagccaagtctccaaagtacctgcgcaaaaatagtaaacttgcacccaacgctacaaaggggttgtcaatcccatcacggttaactgcaaggtgagatctgaaggcggaaagtgcaacaaagtaaaagtgtaagactgaaaatatgatgtgaagtagacccgggggccatagtgttcactagaggcttctctcatgatagcaaatattatggtgggtgaacgaattactgtcgagcaattgatagaaccgcgcaaagtcatgatgatatctaaggcaatgatgatacatataggcatcacgtctgagacaagttgaccgatactttctgcatctactactattactccacacatcgaccgctatccagcatgcatctagtgtattaagttcatgacaaacggagtaacgccttaagcaagatgacatgatgtagaggcataaattcatgcaatagatataaaccccatgtttttacccttgatggcaacaacacgatacgttcctcgctaccccttctgtcactgggtgaggtcaccgcagggtatgaacccaaaaccaagcacttctcccattgcaagaattatagatcaagttggccaaacaaaacccacaactcgaagagaattacaaggatacggaatcatgcatataagagatcagaagaaactcaaataagattcatagataatctgatcataaatccacaattcatcggatctcgacacacacactgcaaaaaagattacatcggatagatctccatgaagatcatggaaaactttgtattgaagatccaagagagagaagaagtcatctagctactagctatggacccgaaggtctatggtgaactactcacacatcatcggagaggcaatggtgttgatggagaagccctccgtgtctgaatcccccctccggtagggcaccagaacgtgccccagataggatcttgcggagacagaagcttgcggcggcggaaaagtattttcgtggctctcttccgtggtttcagatttttcggggatgtataggcggaagaactagggcacgggagccacaggggggacacaagcctgctagccccccctaggtcgggcctgggtgtcatgtgacctcctccgaggtcccctgccttggttctcaagtctcatgcgtgtcttctgttatggaaaaaatcatttcgcaggttttattccgtttggactccgttcaatattctcctctgaaaaaggtcaaaaacacggaaaaaacaggaactggcac harbors:
- the LOC123411959 gene encoding PHD finger-like domain-containing protein 5A encodes the protein MAKHHPDLIMCRKQPGIAIGRLCEKCDGKCVICDSYVRPCTLVRVCDECNYGSFQGRCVICGGVGISDAYYCKECTQQEKDRDGCPKIVNLGSAKTDLFYERKKYGFKKR